The Chryseolinea soli nucleotide sequence TCCATTATGTCAACAGAAGGTATGGCGTTGATAAAAGGTGCGGCAACAAAAGATGCGGCCGATTTTACAACCGATGTCAAAATCGATACGTTGCCCGAGGGCTTCTATATCCTGAAAATAACCCTGGGCGAGCAACATGACGTCGCTCGCATCATCCGGTTAAAACAATAAACTTAGTCTTTTTTCATTCTCAGCACCAGGCCGTCCAGTCCAAGATCCTTATGTGGATTGGATTGGTCTGCCAGGGTGACCTCAACCTGCGTGATCGCTTTCGTGGTCAGCGTAAAATGCAGCAAAGGTGTGGTGATATGGGCAGCGGAATCTTGCGCTGCGAATCCCTTCAAGACAGCTTCTGTTGCTTCTCCGTTGACCGTGATCTTAACCGTTGCTTCCTGCCCGGTAGGCAGCCGTTGAAGCGCCAACGTATATTGTCCATCCGGAGCCTGGGAAATGAACCATTCCAGCTTGATACGTGTCGCCTTGGTTGAATTATAATCGTGCCCGCTGTAGCTGTGATAACTTACGGCATCGTCGGAGGTCAGTGCATACGATCCGTCGGCGGCGGCTGCCAAGGTCTTTGACGGCGTGTATTGCAAATCACCTTCGTACTCCAACGCGATAACATCGGCGAGCGCTTTTGATTTCAAACTACCCGCATCGATTTTCCATTCGCCATGCTCTTGACCGACGGGAAGACTTTTTGATTTGTCCGAGAGCCGGTAAGCTTTTGTTACCTTGGACTGCAGCCCTTTTAAAACCAACTTACCGTCTACGGGGCCATTCAATGGAAACAAATATTCCTTACCTGGTTTGCTGGTCAATACTCCCCACGTTTGTTCCGGCAGGAGCGAAGCGGTGGTGCCATAGACGGCCTCTCCATTCTGTTTAAACCACGAACCCATTGTTAAGAGCACCTCCCGTTCGAAGGGAACGATCCCACCGTCGCCCATGGGGCCGATGTTGAGCAAATAGTTGCCGCCGGCGCTCACGACCTTGATGAGGGATGTGAGTTTCTCCTTTGCTTTTTCTTTTGCATCGCCGCGCACTTGCCATGAGCGATAGCCCCAGGTTTCATCGAACATGGATGCCGGGGTCTGCCACAGTGTACCCATGCGAAAATCGGGTGAGGCATTGTCGCCCATCACGGCAAAATCGCCCTGGTCGTTCCAGAGGCGGCCGCTCAGCAGGCAATCGGGTTGATGTTTCCGGACCATGGCGGCCAGTTCCTGGCTTTGTTGAAGGGTCGGCTTGCCCATGTCGAACCAGATCTCCGAGAGGGGGCCGTATTGGGTCACGAGCTCCTCGACCTGGTTTAGGTTGAGCTGGTGGTGTTTGGGCGGAATGGAGTCGCTGTTGTGTTCGGAGATCGGCATGGCGCCGGGGAAATCCCAATCGATGAGCGAGAAATAAACGCCGAACTTCAAACCTTGTTTCCTACAGGCCTCGGCAAGCTCCTTGATCACATCGTGTTTGTAGGGTGTGGCGTCCACAATATTGAAATCCGAAAACTTGGTGTGAAACATGGCAAAGCCATCGTGGTGTTTAGAGGTGATCACAATCGATTTCATGCCGGCCTGTTTGGCAAGCGAAGCAACGGAATCCGGATTCCACTTCTCGGGATTGAAGGTCTTGGCCAGGGCATGGAATTCTTCCTTGGTGATCTTTCCGTGCGCGCGGATCTGTTCACTGTAGCCCTTCGTTACCCGCTCGTTTTTCC carries:
- a CDS encoding alpha-L-fucosidase, which gives rise to MKKINSLLHLALALVFFTACQKEKPVPEATPAQPMPKPSAQAVAEWQHQKFSMFIHFGLFSLPGGVWKNERVTKGYSEQIRAHGKITKEEFHALAKTFNPEKWNPDSVASLAKQAGMKSIVITSKHHDGFAMFHTKFSDFNIVDATPYKHDVIKELAEACRKQGLKFGVYFSLIDWDFPGAMPISEHNSDSIPPKHHQLNLNQVEELVTQYGPLSEIWFDMGKPTLQQSQELAAMVRKHQPDCLLSGRLWNDQGDFAVMGDNASPDFRMGTLWQTPASMFDETWGYRSWQVRGDAKEKAKEKLTSLIKVVSAGGNYLLNIGPMGDGGIVPFEREVLLTMGSWFKQNGEAVYGTTASLLPEQTWGVLTSKPGKEYLFPLNGPVDGKLVLKGLQSKVTKAYRLSDKSKSLPVGQEHGEWKIDAGSLKSKALADVIALEYEGDLQYTPSKTLAAAADGSYALTSDDAVSYHSYSGHDYNSTKATRIKLEWFISQAPDGQYTLALQRLPTGQEATVKITVNGEATEAVLKGFAAQDSAAHITTPLLHFTLTTKAITQVEVTLADQSNPHKDLGLDGLVLRMKKD